One window from the genome of Cryobacterium sp. GrIS_2_6 encodes:
- a CDS encoding SCO7613 C-terminal domain-containing membrane protein, with amino-acid sequence MSDPAGGDSAAPDPFAQHAGTVLWPGSLRDLIDTTLCPACQTPLAPYGCPSCGLDLRHPVAAELLAVSTDAAKLLDRRVALIGRLRFDAARARAAAQQVQHTPTRPAPAPPLPWLPQPPATAPLAVPIAAWASTAPSVPVPSAHGTPTPSPSAPALSTPPHQSPPLAAPPKAAPAPRDPSLPPKRSSVQILLLVVGITLVSVAAIFFLTVAWIFAGLLVRSLIVGAFTAGALVTAAVLRRRGLGVTAEGIGALAVVLVLLDAWSLRQNDLFGLGAVESDGYWGVALLVCTGLFLSWHAVSRLRVASVAGFAAAAPGLGLLVSAAAVGQDGLTRVYLACLGASVGALIHRFTRAPTPNGTAAPLRRWPGADRAPERAIVFGFAVVSLLGALATAPFVDTGSELSPLWLLGAVALVAAAHAVTILGVRAAPPAPAGAAPSSAAQPSPARPGPAQPGPGAGSLAFACFCSALAALALSLVALVVAIRTTSIPLLVTAPLLVALTLALGLEFLSNRAAGPRRTAGRVAALTAALATGYFALGTVSSAAWPLGVALVRGLTVFASDPGTPFNPLLSWFDELDNPVGPNSPWALGALVAAGALAAVIWRAGGLLHARARLVAAVFAATLVLAVPFAGQLPGSVWLVTLLFGLLGGGALFALLAHQRDRLPLGSLRPIVLTLVIVSVSLGFLVGWARSDTWWIGTATGILSLVVARGLLGNVQEAHIAGTPDRPAHSGREQGRGALLAGAILLTLLAAVVAAWALTLGARPPATVLLVDQLRGLTLATALLQLFFAVPLPRWVQPTERRWAFRTLLAPTILAFALPVGDLAAALDPTGRAVLLQPEPAAGIIQTALLLTSAVLWLTLRGNRAAAPIERLTALVGLAPVLFLLFGAVLRAADAPTTVADIAAPTAAILCCALGLTLGSLALGTPPGTVSRGPSDRLALEVGALLVLGPATIAAIATSRPLGWVALLLVGLAALLAAIAPDGLFGSHSPRRHLGWVALCLGIAGLWLGLFRSGTEAVEPHVLPVAAVLLVLAALIRRFGQVDRRTAGSPVAGWLTLAGLLVALVPLALVAGTGQLARPLAVAGASAALLLAACALRWTPPRSGYLAAAAASGALGLLVTSGGRIAALLRSPGDAGLIVEAWLLPALLVLLAAGILSARSGRRMLGEASGAGASHVTARLAVRTGYGLLTVAVTFGSLAEVISLAASAPDETPLAAPRVVLLALACAAAHVGLIRWDHTRDGRALAWVALGGAGLALLGGCLHGVPVPLEIVTVPVGLAIVTGRLLAAGLFRSPVPATAADSGAARSTRFWIQAGLLLAVLPSATIPPTPDGSLLRPILLLVFGGALAIGGAALTATPAWRPLAWPAVSAGLVAVLLTTLNRVSPLLDIVPAGPDSRLEGWLLPAAVLVAATGIALAAAARRGTVAGLPAAVGDHPPTGMVDGDARDGIRFTGSTPGPVRTGTRRVPATDAATSALGYGLVILAMAGVLGAEVAALGYAPLATIRVVLLAWTFSAVHLTVFQLDPGRAGRWVAWLAIAAGGVAVLAGYGHGVPHPIEIVSVPLALALVTSGWLHLEATPSARSWPWLAPGLFVLLGPSLLLDVTESPLWRVVGLGVLAVVVLLAGLWQRLQAPFVLGAVVLLVHGLAQLWPWIALAYEAVAWWLWLGIGGTLLIVLAARYEQRIRNLKQIALGISSLR; translated from the coding sequence ATGTCAGACCCGGCCGGCGGCGATTCAGCCGCACCCGATCCATTCGCACAGCACGCGGGCACGGTGCTCTGGCCCGGCTCGCTCCGCGACCTGATTGACACGACCCTGTGCCCGGCCTGCCAGACCCCGCTCGCGCCATACGGGTGCCCGTCCTGCGGGCTCGACCTGCGGCATCCGGTCGCCGCCGAGCTGCTGGCCGTGTCAACGGATGCCGCGAAACTGCTCGACCGGCGCGTCGCGCTGATCGGGCGCTTGCGTTTCGACGCCGCCCGGGCCCGGGCCGCCGCCCAACAGGTGCAGCACACGCCGACCAGGCCGGCTCCGGCGCCTCCCCTGCCCTGGCTCCCCCAACCGCCGGCGACTGCCCCCCTGGCCGTCCCGATCGCGGCTTGGGCTTCGACCGCGCCATCGGTGCCGGTTCCGTCCGCGCACGGGACGCCGACGCCCTCCCCGTCCGCGCCCGCGCTGTCCACGCCGCCCCACCAGTCCCCGCCGCTGGCGGCACCCCCGAAGGCGGCACCGGCGCCGCGGGACCCCTCGCTCCCGCCGAAACGGTCGAGCGTGCAGATCCTGCTGCTCGTGGTCGGGATCACGCTCGTGTCGGTCGCCGCGATCTTCTTCCTCACGGTCGCCTGGATCTTCGCCGGGCTCCTCGTGCGTTCCCTCATCGTCGGGGCATTCACGGCAGGGGCCCTGGTCACGGCCGCGGTGCTCAGGCGCCGCGGACTCGGGGTCACGGCGGAGGGCATCGGCGCCCTCGCAGTCGTGCTCGTGCTGCTCGACGCCTGGTCCCTCCGGCAGAACGACCTCTTCGGGCTCGGCGCAGTGGAGTCCGACGGCTACTGGGGGGTGGCGCTCCTGGTCTGCACCGGGCTGTTCCTCTCCTGGCACGCCGTGTCCAGGCTGCGGGTCGCGAGTGTCGCCGGCTTCGCGGCCGCCGCACCAGGGCTCGGCCTGCTCGTCTCCGCCGCGGCGGTCGGACAGGACGGCCTGACCCGGGTCTACCTCGCGTGCCTCGGGGCATCCGTCGGCGCGCTCATCCACCGGTTCACCCGGGCGCCGACTCCGAACGGCACCGCCGCGCCGCTGCGGCGCTGGCCCGGCGCCGACCGGGCGCCCGAGCGGGCGATCGTGTTCGGTTTCGCCGTCGTGTCGCTGCTCGGCGCCCTCGCAACGGCCCCGTTCGTGGACACGGGCAGCGAACTCTCCCCGCTCTGGCTGCTCGGCGCGGTCGCGCTCGTCGCCGCCGCGCACGCGGTCACGATCCTCGGGGTCCGCGCGGCACCTCCGGCCCCTGCCGGCGCCGCACCATCCTCCGCCGCCCAGCCAAGCCCCGCACGGCCCGGTCCTGCGCAGCCCGGCCCCGGCGCGGGCTCGCTCGCCTTCGCCTGCTTCTGCTCGGCACTCGCGGCACTCGCCCTGTCCCTGGTCGCCCTTGTCGTCGCGATCCGCACCACCAGCATCCCGCTGCTCGTCACGGCACCCCTGCTGGTCGCGCTGACCCTCGCGCTCGGCCTGGAGTTCCTGTCCAACCGCGCCGCCGGTCCGCGGCGCACCGCCGGGCGCGTCGCGGCCCTGACCGCGGCCCTCGCCACGGGTTATTTCGCCCTCGGGACGGTCTCCAGCGCCGCGTGGCCGCTTGGCGTCGCGCTCGTGCGCGGCCTGACCGTGTTCGCGAGCGACCCGGGCACGCCGTTCAACCCGCTCCTCTCCTGGTTCGACGAGCTGGACAACCCGGTCGGCCCGAACAGTCCCTGGGCCCTCGGCGCCCTCGTCGCAGCCGGCGCCCTTGCCGCCGTCATCTGGCGCGCCGGGGGGCTGCTGCACGCCCGCGCGCGCCTGGTCGCGGCGGTATTCGCGGCTACTCTCGTGCTCGCGGTCCCGTTCGCGGGGCAGCTCCCCGGCTCGGTATGGCTAGTCACCCTGCTCTTCGGGCTGCTGGGCGGCGGCGCGCTGTTCGCACTGCTCGCGCACCAGCGCGACCGGCTGCCGCTCGGTTCCCTCCGTCCCATCGTGCTCACCCTCGTCATCGTGAGCGTATCCCTCGGCTTCCTGGTCGGCTGGGCGCGGTCGGACACCTGGTGGATCGGCACAGCCACCGGCATCCTCTCGCTCGTCGTCGCCCGCGGCCTGCTCGGAAACGTCCAGGAAGCCCACATCGCGGGAACCCCCGACCGCCCCGCGCACAGCGGGCGGGAACAGGGACGCGGCGCGCTCCTGGCTGGCGCGATCCTGCTCACCCTGCTCGCCGCCGTCGTCGCGGCGTGGGCGCTCACTCTCGGCGCCCGGCCGCCGGCGACCGTGCTGCTCGTGGACCAGCTGCGCGGCCTCACCCTCGCGACCGCGCTGCTCCAGCTTTTCTTCGCGGTGCCGCTGCCCCGCTGGGTGCAGCCCACCGAGCGCCGCTGGGCGTTCCGGACGCTGCTCGCCCCCACGATCCTGGCCTTCGCCCTGCCCGTCGGGGACCTCGCCGCCGCCCTCGACCCGACCGGCCGCGCCGTCCTGCTGCAGCCCGAACCGGCAGCGGGCATCATCCAGACTGCGCTGCTGCTGACCTCCGCCGTGCTCTGGCTCACCCTCCGCGGTAACCGCGCCGCCGCTCCCATCGAGCGACTCACCGCGCTCGTCGGGCTCGCCCCGGTGCTGTTCCTGCTGTTCGGCGCCGTCCTCCGGGCAGCGGATGCCCCCACCACCGTCGCAGACATCGCCGCGCCGACCGCCGCCATCCTCTGCTGCGCCCTCGGGCTCACGCTCGGGTCGCTCGCGCTAGGAACGCCGCCCGGGACGGTGTCCCGCGGCCCCTCCGACCGGCTCGCCCTCGAGGTCGGCGCACTGCTCGTCCTCGGCCCGGCAACGATCGCCGCGATCGCCACGAGCCGCCCGCTCGGCTGGGTCGCGCTCCTCCTCGTCGGCCTCGCGGCGCTCCTGGCCGCGATCGCTCCCGACGGGCTCTTCGGCTCGCACTCCCCGCGACGCCACCTCGGCTGGGTGGCCCTCTGCCTCGGAATCGCGGGCCTCTGGCTCGGCCTCTTCCGGTCAGGCACCGAGGCCGTGGAACCCCACGTACTGCCCGTCGCGGCGGTCCTGCTCGTGCTGGCCGCGCTCATCCGCCGCTTCGGACAGGTCGACCGCAGGACGGCCGGGAGCCCCGTCGCCGGTTGGCTCACCCTCGCCGGGCTGCTCGTCGCGCTGGTGCCCCTCGCGCTTGTCGCCGGAACCGGCCAGCTCGCCCGCCCGCTCGCGGTCGCCGGCGCCTCGGCCGCGCTGCTCCTCGCGGCCTGCGCCCTGCGCTGGACCCCGCCGCGGTCCGGGTACCTCGCCGCGGCCGCGGCGAGCGGCGCCCTCGGGCTGCTCGTGACGAGCGGTGGCCGGATCGCGGCGCTCCTCCGCTCACCCGGGGACGCCGGCCTCATCGTCGAAGCCTGGCTCCTGCCCGCACTGCTGGTCCTCCTGGCCGCCGGCATCCTCAGCGCACGCTCCGGGCGACGGATGCTCGGGGAGGCCTCGGGCGCCGGGGCCTCCCACGTCACGGCCCGGCTCGCCGTGCGCACCGGATACGGCCTGCTCACGGTCGCCGTCACCTTCGGGTCACTTGCCGAGGTCATCAGCCTCGCCGCATCGGCCCCCGACGAGACCCCGCTCGCCGCTCCGCGCGTCGTGCTGCTCGCCCTCGCCTGCGCGGCAGCGCACGTCGGTCTGATCCGGTGGGACCACACCAGGGATGGCCGCGCTCTCGCCTGGGTCGCCCTCGGCGGTGCCGGTCTCGCACTGCTCGGCGGCTGCCTGCACGGCGTCCCGGTTCCGCTCGAGATCGTGACCGTGCCCGTCGGACTCGCGATCGTCACCGGGCGCCTCCTCGCCGCCGGCCTGTTCCGCAGCCCCGTTCCGGCCACGGCCGCGGACTCGGGCGCGGCACGGTCGACCCGGTTCTGGATCCAGGCCGGCCTCCTGCTCGCCGTGCTCCCGAGCGCCACGATCCCGCCGACACCGGACGGGTCCCTGCTCCGCCCGATCCTCCTGCTGGTCTTCGGTGGCGCGCTCGCCATCGGCGGCGCCGCGCTCACAGCGACACCGGCGTGGCGTCCGCTGGCCTGGCCGGCCGTCTCCGCCGGACTCGTGGCCGTGCTGCTCACCACCCTGAACCGAGTGAGCCCGCTCCTCGACATCGTTCCGGCCGGGCCGGATTCCCGGCTCGAGGGCTGGCTGCTGCCCGCGGCCGTCCTCGTGGCCGCGACCGGAATCGCCCTCGCGGCCGCGGCCCGCCGTGGCACCGTCGCTGGTCTCCCCGCGGCGGTCGGCGACCACCCGCCGACCGGTATGGTCGATGGCGACGCGCGCGACGGCATCCGCTTCACCGGTTCGACGCCCGGCCCGGTGCGGACCGGCACGCGACGGGTGCCGGCCACGGATGCCGCGACATCGGCGCTCGGCTACGGTCTCGTGATCCTGGCGATGGCCGGCGTGCTCGGGGCCGAAGTCGCCGCACTCGGGTATGCGCCTCTCGCGACGATCCGCGTGGTGCTGCTCGCCTGGACCTTCTCCGCGGTGCACCTCACCGTATTCCAGCTCGACCCGGGCCGAGCCGGCCGCTGGGTCGCCTGGCTGGCCATCGCCGCCGGCGGAGTCGCGGTGCTCGCCGGTTACGGCCACGGCGTGCCGCACCCGATCGAGATCGTGAGCGTTCCGCTCGCCCTCGCGCTCGTCACGAGCGGCTGGCTGCACCTCGAGGCGACGCCGTCGGCGCGGAGCTGGCCGTGGCTCGCGCCGGGCCTCTTCGTGCTGCTCGGTCCGTCGCTGCTGCTCGACGTGACCGAGAGCCCGCTCTGGCGGGTCGTCGGGCTCGGGGTACTCGCGGTCGTCGTGCTGCTGGCCGGCCTGTGGCAGCGGTTGCAAGCGCCGTTCGTGCTGGGCGCCGTTGTGCTGCTCGTGCACGGTCTCGCCCAGCTGTGGCCGTGGATCGCGCTCGCCTACGAGGCCGTCGCCTGGTGGCTGTGGCTCGGCATCGGCGGCACCCTGCTGATCGTGCTCGCTGCCCGCTACGAGCAGCGGATCCGGAACCTCAAGCAGATCGCGCTCGGCATCTCGTCGCTCCGCTGA
- a CDS encoding oxidoreductase has product MTAASSKKSPKKSGWTAADIPDLRGRTIIVTGANSGLGFVTASELAGHGASVTLAVRDLARGEDAARRILAGLPADRAADAAVRVRALDLSSLASVRAFASAWLAEHPEGLDVLVNNAGVMNVPERRTADGFELQFGTNHLGHFALTGLLLPGLLARAAAVTGPDAVTGPDAGRTARVVTLSSTLHRRGRMNFDDLMGAQKYKAWAAYGQSKLANLLFTSELQRRADAAGAPLLAVAAHPGYARTNLQSVGASMRGNNNGFERRLTDLANRVLAQPAEMGALPTLYAATEPGLAGNTFVGPDGFGEQHGHPHPVGRSERAGNHADALLLWSESERLTGVTFDLG; this is encoded by the coding sequence ATGACCGCCGCTTCTTCGAAGAAGTCGCCGAAGAAGTCCGGCTGGACTGCCGCGGACATCCCCGACCTCCGGGGCCGCACGATCATCGTCACGGGAGCAAACTCGGGGCTCGGCTTCGTGACGGCGTCCGAGCTGGCCGGGCACGGGGCATCCGTCACGCTCGCCGTACGTGATCTCGCCAGGGGCGAAGACGCCGCGCGGCGCATTCTGGCAGGGCTGCCAGCCGACCGGGCAGCGGATGCCGCTGTTCGGGTGCGGGCGCTCGACCTCTCCAGCCTCGCCTCGGTTCGGGCCTTCGCGAGTGCGTGGCTCGCCGAGCACCCCGAAGGACTCGACGTCCTCGTCAACAACGCGGGCGTGATGAACGTTCCAGAGCGCCGGACCGCCGACGGATTCGAACTGCAATTCGGCACGAACCACCTCGGCCACTTCGCCCTCACCGGGCTGCTGCTGCCCGGCCTGCTCGCCCGAGCCGCGGCGGTCACCGGCCCGGACGCGGTCACCGGCCCGGATGCCGGCCGAACGGCCCGGGTCGTCACGCTCTCCTCCACACTGCACCGGCGCGGCCGGATGAACTTCGACGACCTGATGGGCGCCCAGAAGTACAAGGCCTGGGCTGCCTACGGCCAGAGCAAGCTCGCCAACCTGCTCTTCACCAGCGAACTGCAGCGCCGGGCCGACGCGGCAGGGGCGCCCCTGCTCGCCGTCGCCGCCCACCCCGGGTATGCCCGCACGAACCTGCAGTCCGTCGGTGCAAGCATGCGCGGCAACAACAACGGCTTCGAGCGCCGGCTGACGGATCTCGCCAACCGGGTCCTCGCCCAGCCGGCCGAGATGGGGGCGCTGCCCACGCTCTACGCCGCGACCGAGCCGGGGCTCGCCGGCAACACCTTCGTCGGGCCGGACGGCTTCGGCGAGCAGCACGGCCACCCGCATCCGGTCGGGCGGTCCGAACGGGCCGGCAACCACGCGGATGCCCTGCTTCTGTGGTCGGAAAGCGAACGCCTGACCGGGGTCACCTTCGATCTCGGCTGA